The Candidatus Omnitrophota bacterium genome segment CGGTAGTGGCTGCGGCAGTGTTACTAAGAAATTTTTGTTTTACTAACCGTATTGATGATTCTAAAAAGTTGACTTGTATAAGAAGAAAAGAAGCTTTTATTGAGATCAAGAAAAAATCTCAATACGCTATTGCAGCAGTCGGACATAAACAGGTTGACCGGATTAATATTTTGCAGGCTACGATCTTAGCCATGCAGAAGGCAATTTGTAAATTAATAAAACAGCTTGAGCCTTGCGAATTAAAGCGTGTATTTGTGCTTATTGATGGAAACATGCGCTTTAATTTAGATTTTCCTTATCAAAGTATTGTAGGTGGTGATGGTAAATCTTTGAGTATAGCCTGTGCCTCAATACTGGCAAAAGTCCGGCGTGACCAGATTATGGATGCTTACCATAAAATTTATCCGCAATACGGTTTTATTCAACATAAAGGTTATCCGACACAGATGCATCGTGATATCTTAAATAAAATTGGGCCTAGCGTTATTCACAGAAAGAGCTTCTTAAGGTGCCTAAAAACACAATAGAATTTGGTAAACAAGCAGAAAAAGCAGCAGCGGATTTTTTAAAGGCCAATGGATATAAGATTCTACAATGCAATTATAGAAATAAATTTGGTGAGATTGATATAATTGCACAAGATAAAGCTACTATTTGTTTTGTGGAGGTTAAGGCCAGGCATTCCCTTAATTTAGGGGCTCCGGAAGAAGCGGTTTTTGCCAGAAAACAAAGGCAAATTTGTAAAGTTGCCGTTGGTTATTTAAAAACCAATAATCTTCTTGAGCGCTTGAGCCGTTTTGATGTACTTACACTTTTGTATACGGATGATTTACCAAAGATATCGTTGATTAAGGATGCTTTTGAACTGAACGCAAGTTTTACACTTTAAACCATGGAATATAAAAATCAGAGTTTGATTAAATACTTATCCGATTTATCCGCTAAGCTTGAAGCACCCGGCGGTGGATCTGCGGCAGCTTTGAATGCGGCTATGGGTGTAAGCCTTATGAGTATGGTAATTCATTTTACTTTAGGTAAGGCCAGGTATTCTAAATACGAAGCAGAGCTTAAAGCTGCCTTAGTAAAATTCGATAAATTAAAAAATGATTTCTTAAGTTTAGTGGATTTAGATATTCTGGCATACAAGAGTAAAGATCCCCGTAAAGCTATGGATGTACCGTTAATGCTGGCTAGGCTTTGTTATGAGGGGATAAAGATACTTGAGCCTTTGATTAAAAAAACAAATGTAAATTTAGCCAGCGATATGGCAATTGCTGCGATATTTTTAGAGTCGGCATTTAGTGCTGCCTGTTTTAATATTGATATTAATTTAAAGATACTCAATGACATGAAGTTAGTTTACGCAGTAAATAAAGAATTGCAGTTAAAAGCTAAAATGGTCAAGCGGATCAGGACAAAGATGGAGGAGAGGGTTGGCAAAATTATTAGAGGGTAAATTTGTAGCTGAAAAAATAAAGGAAGAGTTAAGCCTTTATATACGGACTCTGAAGCAGCCTCCGGTTCTAGCCAGTATTTTAGTGGGGAATAACCCGGCGGCGCTTACTTATGTAAAATCCCAGGAGAAAGTTGCTCAAAGCCTGGGAGTAGTTTATAAATTACATCAACTGGCTGATAATATCTCGGAGGGTGAATTAATCGATTTTATCCTAAAGCTTAATGCAGAAAAAAATGTTAATGGTATCGTTGTGCAAATGCCTCTTCCGCAGAATATAAGCTATAAGAAAATATGCGATTTTATTTCACCGAATAAAGATATTGAGGGAATACATCCTTTAAACATAGGTAAGCTGCTTTTTGGCTGTGCAAGAATTACTGTTTGCACACCAGCTGCTGTAATGGAATTGCTAAAATCTACTGGGATAGATTTGTATGGTAAGGAGGCGTTAGTTGTCGGCCATAGCGAGATCGTGGGTAAACCACTTGTATTACTTTTATTGGAAAAGTTTGCTACAGTTACAGTCTGTCATATCGCAACTAGTAAGGCGGGAAAATTAGAGGAGCATGTACGCAGGGCAGAAATTTTGATTGTGGCTGTTGGCCAACCCGGATTGATCAAGGGGGAGTGGATTAAAAAAGGAGCTATTGTTGTGGATGTAGGTATAAACCGTATAGGTGATAAGATTGTGGGTGATGTAGATTTTGAAGCAGCAGAAAAAAATGCCAGTTTCATAACTCCTGTTCCCGGAGGAGTGGGGCCGCTGACTGTAGCTATCCTTATGCGCAATTTGGTCGAGGCAACCAAACTTCAGCAGTAAATAAGCGATGACATTTAAAGAAAAGATACAGGCGGGAAAGTTTTTAATTACTTCAGAGGTTGGCCCGGATAAGGGGATAGAGACTCAAGAGCTGCTGGAGGATGCTGAGCTTATCCGTAATAAAGTAGACGCGATTAATGTTACGGATCTACAGAGCTCAGTAATGCGCCTGGGGTCATTAGCGGCAAGTTTTCTGCTGAAGAGAGAAGGCTTTGAGCCGATTTACCAGCTAACTTGCCGTGACCGTAATCGTCTTGCCCTGCAGTCAGATTTGCTTTCTGCAGCCGCGTTAGGAATTGAAAATGTTTTGATTACAACTGGAGATCATCCTGCTCTTGGCGATCATCCGCAGGCAAAGCCGGTTTTTGATTTAGATTCTGTGCAATTGTTACAGGTGGCGAGAAAATTAGAAACTGGCCAGGACATGAATGGTAATAAGTTAAAAGGAAGGTTGCCAAAATTTTGTTTGGGTGCCGCAGTTAATCCGGGCGCAGATCCTTTGGCCCCACAGATTATGAAGATGGAAAAGAAAATTGAGGCAGGAGCTGAATTTTTCCAAACACAGGCTGTTTTTGACCTAAAAACTTTTGAGGATTTTATTACTAAAGTAAAACATATTAAAATCCCGATTATAGCAGGTATTGTTTTGCTAAAATCAGCAGCTATGGCTAATTATATGAATAAAAACGTAGCCGGAATCTTGGTACCGGATAATTTGATTAAAGAAATGGATAAAAGTACAGATAAGGTATCGACATCAATTGAGATTGCAAGCCGCTCGATTAAGGCATTAAAGCCAATGTGTCGCGGGATTCATATTATGTCAATTGGTTGGGGGAAAATGGTCCCTCAAGTTTTAGAGGCAAGTGGATTATAATGGCAAGCTTACCGCAGATACCCGGAGCCAGGAAAAAGGGAGTACTTTTATTAAGCTCTAAGGATGATTTTAAGAAATTAGATGATCATTTAATTAATGATACAGTATGCATTGATGGGCTGGCTTCTGTTGCGTTAAGCCTGGCTAAGTTGATTCATGATAAATATAAAGTCGCAATTAAGCTTGTAAACGCCGGCAAGCTTAACGAAGAGCTGCCTGCGGGTATTGAATTAATTAATAGCCCGATTCAAGAAATCGTCGGTGAAGGCAGGGCAGAGGCAGTTAAATTTAAAGATGGTAAAGCAGTAGGGGTGTGTTTAGTTTTATTTATTGATAAAGCAATGGTGGTAAAACCAGAGGAGCCCAAAGTGGCGCAAGTGATGACTAATGTGATTGCAGAACTCGGAATAAAGGGAACAGAGAACGTTTTAAATCTTACCCGTCAGGTTTTAGATAATGCAATAAAGCAAAAAAGCCAAAGCCAAAAAATAGAATTCCCTCAGACTAATTATTACCTGCCATTGATCAATGCCCTTTTGAATATTGAAGTAAAAAATCTCAATGATTGTTTAACTGCATATAAGCAGGCTCAGGGGCTTGCGAATAACCAGGTAACTTCAACCGGTTTGATTATTAATAGCCTAGGTGGTTTATTGAATAAAGGTGTTGCTACTTTGATTTGCGAAGAGATTTTGGCGGCTCTTGCGGTATTAAATCAGGAGCATCCTAAAGATGGGTTAGGTTTTATTCCGGATAATATACTGCGATCACTTGGCCTGCAATTAGTCGACGGCAGGATTGCCGGAATAGCTGTAATTCTAGGCCCGGCCAAAGATGAGCAGGCGGCTGTAGATTTAATCCGTAATTTCCAATCCAAGAGTATTGTTAGCTTATTGGCGGGTAATATTAACGGCAATACTTTTAGACAGCAACTTCAGAACAAAGGGATCCAATTAGGCTTAGAAAATTATATTGTCCCCTTAGGGGATGATTATCTTTCTGCCATTTATGCGGTAAATTTTGCGGTGCGTGCGCCTTTAATTTATGGAGGTAATAAGGCCGGGCAATGGGAAGGGATAGCCAATTATATCCGTAATCGTGTTCCGGCATTCGTTTTATTGCTTGGCCATGTTGATGAGGTATTGGTGGCTACGGGTTTAGGTGTTTTGGCTTTTGGGCTGCCAATAATCACTGACTTAGAAGTTCCGCAGCTTGGAAAAATTGATACTACGTTATTTGAAGCTTTAGTTACGGAGAAGGATTATCAGAAAATACCTTCTAAATGTATTCTTACCCGTGGGATCAAGATTAAGATGTCTGAAGTAAATGTTCCTGTGCCATATGCTGCAGCTTTTGAAGGAGAACGCGTGCGTAAAGAACAGTTAGCTGTTGAGTTTGGAGGTAAATCCAGCGCGGCTATCGAATTTTTGTCTGCTAAAGAGGATGTTGATGTTGACGATGGCTTGGTTGAGTTAATTGGTCCGGATATTGATCAGCTGCCCGCAGGAGCTAAATCGTTACCTTTGGCAATTATGGTGGATGTATTTGGGCGAAAGATGCAGAAGGATTTTGAGCCCATATTAGAACGCCAGATCCATCGTTTTACCAATTATGCCATGGGCCTTATGCATATGGGCCAACGTGATATGGTTTGGATCAGGATATCTAAGGATGCTTATGAGAAAGGTTTTAGGCTAAAACATTTAGGGACTATTCTTCATGCTATGTTACATCAGGAATATAGCGCTATCGTAGATAAGATACAGATAAAGCTTTATACTAATCAAGCGGATGTGGAGAATTTATCGGCTGGAGCACAGAAAATATATAATGAACGCGATGAACGTTTGGCTGGGATGACTGATGAGAGCGTGGATACATTTTATTCCTGTCTGTTATGTCAATCTTTTGCTCCGAATCATGTTTGTGTTGTTACTCCGCAGCGCTTGGGGTTATGTGGAGCATACTCTTGGCTTGATGCTAAGGCTTCTTTTGAGATTACTCCTACCGGCCCGAATCAGCCAATACCCAAAGGAAATCTTTTGGATGCTAGGCTTGGGGTATGGGATAAGATAAATGAATTCGTGCAACAGAAATCCAACCATACCATTGATAAGGTAAGTATGTATTCGCTGATGGATGGGCCGCAATCCTCCTGTGGATGTTTTGAATGCATTGTGGCGATTATTCCAGAAACTAATGGGGTAATGATAGTTAACCGAGATTATTCCGGAATGACTCCTTCGGGAATGACTTTTACTACTTTAGCCGGATCTGTTGGCGGAGGTGTGCAGACTCCGGGATTTTTGGGAGTGGGGAAATTATACATCTTAAGTAAAAAATTTATCTCTGCTGAAGGCGGATTAAAGAGAGTGGTTTGGATGCCTAAAGAATTAAAAGAGATTTTAGGAGAACGGTTAAAGGAGGCTTGCGTTCAAACGACAGATAAAGATTTATTGGATAAGATTGCCGATGAGTCCAAGGCCACCAGCTTAGAAGAGCTTTTAGCGTTTTTAACAGGAGTAAATCATCCGGCTTTGACTATGGATCCGATTATTTAATTTTTCTTGACGCGCGTATTTTAAATGTATATAATTAAAGAATAAATGAATAAAGCTAGCCTGCCTAAATTCCTAATTACTGCAATTACAATATTTTGCGTTTTTTCTTGCTGCCAATCTGTTTTTGCCCAAATGGCTTTGTTTGGTTCATCTTCCCAAGAAAATCCAGATGGGGTAAAGTTACAAGCCAAGGATTACCGGCAGTTAGGTTTAGAAAAACAGCATATTGGTAATTTAGCT includes the following:
- a CDS encoding ribonuclease HII, whose protein sequence is MKRYERELKRKGFDLVIGVDEAGRGPLAGPVVAAAVLLRNFCFTNRIDDSKKLTCIRRKEAFIEIKKKSQYAIAAVGHKQVDRINILQATILAMQKAICKLIKQLEPCELKRVFVLIDGNMRFNLDFPYQSIVGGDGKSLSIACASILAKVRRDQIMDAYHKIYPQYGFIQHKGYPTQMHRDILNKIGPSVIHRKSFLRCLKTQ
- a CDS encoding YraN family protein; this translates as MPKNTIEFGKQAEKAAADFLKANGYKILQCNYRNKFGEIDIIAQDKATICFVEVKARHSLNLGAPEEAVFARKQRQICKVAVGYLKTNNLLERLSRFDVLTLLYTDDLPKISLIKDAFELNASFTL
- a CDS encoding cyclodeaminase/cyclohydrolase family protein; amino-acid sequence: MEYKNQSLIKYLSDLSAKLEAPGGGSAAALNAAMGVSLMSMVIHFTLGKARYSKYEAELKAALVKFDKLKNDFLSLVDLDILAYKSKDPRKAMDVPLMLARLCYEGIKILEPLIKKTNVNLASDMAIAAIFLESAFSAACFNIDINLKILNDMKLVYAVNKELQLKAKMVKRIRTKMEERVGKIIRG
- a CDS encoding bifunctional 5,10-methylenetetrahydrofolate dehydrogenase/5,10-methenyltetrahydrofolate cyclohydrolase yields the protein MAKLLEGKFVAEKIKEELSLYIRTLKQPPVLASILVGNNPAALTYVKSQEKVAQSLGVVYKLHQLADNISEGELIDFILKLNAEKNVNGIVVQMPLPQNISYKKICDFISPNKDIEGIHPLNIGKLLFGCARITVCTPAAVMELLKSTGIDLYGKEALVVGHSEIVGKPLVLLLLEKFATVTVCHIATSKAGKLEEHVRRAEILIVAVGQPGLIKGEWIKKGAIVVDVGINRIGDKIVGDVDFEAAEKNASFITPVPGGVGPLTVAILMRNLVEATKLQQ
- a CDS encoding methylenetetrahydrofolate reductase, translating into MTFKEKIQAGKFLITSEVGPDKGIETQELLEDAELIRNKVDAINVTDLQSSVMRLGSLAASFLLKREGFEPIYQLTCRDRNRLALQSDLLSAAALGIENVLITTGDHPALGDHPQAKPVFDLDSVQLLQVARKLETGQDMNGNKLKGRLPKFCLGAAVNPGADPLAPQIMKMEKKIEAGAEFFQTQAVFDLKTFEDFITKVKHIKIPIIAGIVLLKSAAMANYMNKNVAGILVPDNLIKEMDKSTDKVSTSIEIASRSIKALKPMCRGIHIMSIGWGKMVPQVLEASGL
- the acsB gene encoding acetyl-CoA decarbonylase/synthase complex subunit alpha/beta is translated as MASLPQIPGARKKGVLLLSSKDDFKKLDDHLINDTVCIDGLASVALSLAKLIHDKYKVAIKLVNAGKLNEELPAGIELINSPIQEIVGEGRAEAVKFKDGKAVGVCLVLFIDKAMVVKPEEPKVAQVMTNVIAELGIKGTENVLNLTRQVLDNAIKQKSQSQKIEFPQTNYYLPLINALLNIEVKNLNDCLTAYKQAQGLANNQVTSTGLIINSLGGLLNKGVATLICEEILAALAVLNQEHPKDGLGFIPDNILRSLGLQLVDGRIAGIAVILGPAKDEQAAVDLIRNFQSKSIVSLLAGNINGNTFRQQLQNKGIQLGLENYIVPLGDDYLSAIYAVNFAVRAPLIYGGNKAGQWEGIANYIRNRVPAFVLLLGHVDEVLVATGLGVLAFGLPIITDLEVPQLGKIDTTLFEALVTEKDYQKIPSKCILTRGIKIKMSEVNVPVPYAAAFEGERVRKEQLAVEFGGKSSAAIEFLSAKEDVDVDDGLVELIGPDIDQLPAGAKSLPLAIMVDVFGRKMQKDFEPILERQIHRFTNYAMGLMHMGQRDMVWIRISKDAYEKGFRLKHLGTILHAMLHQEYSAIVDKIQIKLYTNQADVENLSAGAQKIYNERDERLAGMTDESVDTFYSCLLCQSFAPNHVCVVTPQRLGLCGAYSWLDAKASFEITPTGPNQPIPKGNLLDARLGVWDKINEFVQQKSNHTIDKVSMYSLMDGPQSSCGCFECIVAIIPETNGVMIVNRDYSGMTPSGMTFTTLAGSVGGGVQTPGFLGVGKLYILSKKFISAEGGLKRVVWMPKELKEILGERLKEACVQTTDKDLLDKIADESKATSLEELLAFLTGVNHPALTMDPII